In Caulobacter segnis ATCC 21756, the sequence GAAGGCGGCGAAGCGGACGCTGGGGTGGAGGCTAAGACGGGTCTCGGCCAGAACCTCGGGCGCGAGGCGCGACAGCGCGTCGACGTCCAGTGCGCGGGTCTCGGCGGCGAACAGCGCCTCGGTCCAGAGCCGGTCGAGGTGGGCGGCCCCCGCCAGATACGGTAGGTCCGCGGCCGGCGGGAAGCGCTCCAGCCAGACGGGGAAGGCCTCGCCATAGTCCAGCAGGGTGGCGCTGGCCGGCGGCGCTTCGCGGGCGAACAGGGCGGCGACGGCGCGGAACCAGTCCTCGCCGACCATCGACTGGACCGTCGGGAAGTTGGCCGCCAGGGCGTCGACGCAGCCCTTGACGATGGTGTTGCGATAGACCGCCAGGCCCGGATGATCCTCATCCGCCAGCCAGGGCGACAGGGCCGCGCGCTGGCCGCCGAT encodes:
- a CDS encoding HvfC/BufC N-terminal domain-containing protein; protein product: MPELLDFQDAFVAAIGGQRAALSPWLADEDHPGLAVYRNTIVKGCVDALAANFPTVQSMVGEDWFRAVAALFAREAPPASATLLDYGEAFPVWLERFPPAADLPYLAGAAHLDRLWTEALFAAETRALDVDALSRLAPEVLAETRLSLHPSVRFAAFDAGLPSLWRAARDGAEDLELSETPETLLLVRRGEVVSSRVVGAAETAFLRACRQDLTAGEAAEAAATADSSSSLPPLFAALIADGVFAGPL